In Paenibacillus guangzhouensis, a single window of DNA contains:
- a CDS encoding homocysteine synthase → MSQERPFDFETLAIHAGQEVDPTTLSRAVPLYQTTSYAFRDTDHAANLFALKEFGNIYTRLMNPTTDVFEKRVAALEGGPAALATASGQAAITFSILNIAGAGDEIVSASTLYGGTYNLFSTTLAKLGIKVHFVDSSDPENFRAAITDKTKALYAETIGNPKGDVLDIAAVAAIAHEHGIPLIVDNTFPSPYLLRPLEHGADIVVHSATKFIGGHGTSIGGVIVDGGKFDWKASGKFPGLTEPDPSYHGVVYADAVGPIAYIIKARVQLLRDMGATLSPFNAFMLLQGLETLHLRMERHSSNALQVAQFLEAHEAVEWVNYAGLPSHDSYALAQKYLPKGQGAIMTFGIKGGLEAGRKLINNVKLFSHLANVGDSKSLIIHPASTTHQQLDEEEQISAGVHPGMIRVSIGTESIQDILHDLGQAIAASQA, encoded by the coding sequence ATGTCTCAAGAACGTCCATTTGATTTTGAAACACTTGCAATTCATGCCGGTCAAGAAGTTGATCCGACAACATTATCACGTGCTGTACCGCTCTATCAGACAACTTCCTACGCTTTTCGTGACACCGATCATGCTGCGAATTTATTCGCATTGAAGGAATTCGGCAACATTTATACACGGTTAATGAATCCGACGACAGATGTGTTCGAGAAGCGCGTCGCAGCGCTCGAAGGTGGTCCGGCGGCGCTCGCAACGGCATCGGGTCAAGCTGCAATCACATTCTCGATCCTGAATATCGCGGGTGCGGGCGATGAGATTGTATCTGCTTCAACATTGTACGGTGGAACTTATAATTTATTCTCAACAACGCTCGCGAAACTTGGCATCAAAGTGCATTTTGTCGATTCCAGCGATCCAGAGAATTTCCGTGCAGCGATTACCGACAAGACGAAGGCGCTCTATGCCGAGACGATTGGAAATCCGAAGGGCGATGTGCTGGATATCGCCGCGGTAGCAGCGATTGCACACGAACACGGTATTCCTCTCATTGTCGATAATACGTTCCCAAGCCCGTATTTGCTTCGCCCATTGGAGCATGGCGCAGATATCGTCGTTCATTCCGCGACGAAGTTTATTGGCGGACACGGTACATCGATTGGCGGCGTGATCGTCGACGGTGGGAAATTCGATTGGAAAGCAAGCGGGAAGTTCCCGGGATTAACGGAACCGGATCCAAGCTACCATGGCGTAGTCTATGCCGATGCAGTCGGCCCGATCGCGTATATTATCAAGGCGCGCGTGCAGTTGCTTCGGGATATGGGTGCGACGTTGTCGCCATTTAACGCATTTATGCTGCTGCAAGGGCTTGAGACGCTGCATTTGCGGATGGAGCGACACAGCTCGAATGCGCTGCAGGTAGCTCAGTTCCTCGAAGCACATGAAGCGGTGGAGTGGGTGAACTATGCGGGTCTTCCGAGCCACGATTCCTACGCACTAGCGCAGAAGTATTTGCCGAAGGGCCAAGGAGCCATTATGACCTTTGGAATCAAAGGTGGCCTAGAGGCAGGACGTAAGCTGATCAATAACGTGAAGCTGTTCTCGCATCTTGCCAATGTCGGTGATTCGAAGTCGCTCATTATCCATCCTGCGAGCACAACGCATCAGCAGTTGGATGAAGAGGAGCAAATTTCCGCAGGCGTTCACCCGGGCATGATTCGGGTGTCGATCGGTACGGAATCGATTCAAGATATTTTGCATGACTTGGGGCAAGCGATTGCAGCAAGCCAAGCGTAA
- a CDS encoding iron-containing alcohol dehydrogenase — MQPFQFHNPTRLIFGEDQVLMLTQEIPKYGSRVLLLYGGGSIKRNGLYEQVLLQLEAVSAYVVELGGVEPNPRLSTVHKGVEICKKEQIDLILAVGGGSVIDCAKAIAVGAKYEGDVWDFITHQAVPQDALPIGTVLTIAATGSEMNGGSVITNWETQEKLGWGTPLVNPKFSILDPNYTKSLPRDQTIYGMVDMMSHVFEHYFHHEPNTRLQDGFCEALLRTVIETAPKLLEDLQSYEHRSTILYCGTMALNGVLNMGYNGDWATHNIEHAVSAVYDIPHGGGLAILFPNWMKHVLDENVGRFKQLAVNVFGIDPAGKNDRDVALEGIEALRSFWTSIDAPSRLADYDIDDSKLEVMADKAMKFGPFGNFKKLEHADVLAIYRASL; from the coding sequence ATGCAACCCTTTCAATTTCATAATCCAACACGACTGATTTTTGGTGAAGACCAAGTTCTGATGCTCACACAGGAAATTCCGAAGTATGGTTCGCGTGTATTGCTGCTCTATGGCGGCGGAAGTATTAAACGGAACGGCCTCTATGAACAGGTATTGCTGCAATTAGAAGCCGTTAGTGCCTATGTTGTTGAACTAGGCGGCGTTGAACCGAATCCGCGGCTGTCTACGGTACATAAAGGTGTCGAGATATGCAAAAAAGAACAGATTGACTTGATTCTGGCGGTCGGCGGCGGGAGTGTCATTGACTGTGCCAAAGCGATCGCTGTTGGCGCCAAGTATGAAGGTGATGTATGGGATTTCATAACCCATCAGGCGGTTCCGCAAGATGCACTTCCAATCGGAACGGTGTTAACAATCGCGGCGACAGGCTCCGAGATGAACGGGGGTTCTGTCATTACGAATTGGGAGACACAGGAGAAGCTCGGTTGGGGCACGCCACTCGTGAATCCGAAGTTCTCGATTCTAGATCCGAACTATACGAAGTCATTGCCTCGGGATCAGACGATTTATGGCATGGTCGACATGATGTCGCATGTATTCGAGCATTATTTCCATCACGAGCCGAATACACGGTTGCAGGACGGCTTCTGTGAGGCATTGCTGCGCACAGTCATCGAGACTGCGCCAAAGCTGCTCGAAGATCTGCAGAGCTATGAGCATCGTTCGACGATTCTGTATTGCGGTACGATGGCGCTGAATGGCGTGCTAAATATGGGTTATAACGGAGACTGGGCAACGCATAACATCGAGCATGCGGTGTCGGCCGTATACGATATTCCGCATGGCGGCGGACTTGCGATTCTGTTCCCGAACTGGATGAAGCACGTCTTGGATGAGAATGTGGGACGCTTCAAGCAGTTGGCGGTGAACGTATTCGGGATTGATCCTGCAGGCAAGAACGACCGTGATGTGGCACTCGAAGGAATTGAGGCGCTTCGCAGCTTCTGGACTTCGATTGATGCGCCAAGCCGATTAGCGGATTACGATATCGATGATTCCAAGCTCGAAGTCATGGCGGATAAAGCGATGAAATTCGGTCCGTTCGGTAACTTCAAGAAGTTGGAGCATGCAGATGTGCTTGCGATTTACCGCGCATCTTTGTAG
- a CDS encoding protease has protein sequence MVAFYWGCLAFGALFALISVVLGDILSSAFDGLLDFLSIDFLQPMVIATAITTLGGAGILLTKYSTFSALICLGLAIVIALLLAVAVFFAYVKPMQNSENSTGFSIQDLQGKIGQVTVAIPSSGFGEVLVRIGAGHTNQIAASFDAVNIADGSQVVVVEIREGVAYVSPLTL, from the coding sequence ATGGTCGCATTTTATTGGGGCTGTCTAGCATTTGGCGCGTTATTTGCACTCATAAGTGTTGTCTTGGGGGATATTCTTAGCAGTGCGTTTGATGGCTTGCTTGACTTCTTATCGATTGACTTCTTACAGCCGATGGTGATCGCTACGGCGATAACGACCCTTGGTGGTGCGGGAATTCTACTCACGAAGTATTCAACATTTTCGGCTCTAATCTGTCTAGGATTGGCTATCGTGATCGCATTATTGTTAGCGGTTGCCGTATTCTTCGCATATGTGAAGCCGATGCAGAACAGTGAGAATTCAACAGGTTTCTCGATTCAAGATTTACAGGGTAAGATCGGTCAAGTCACAGTCGCCATCCCATCCAGCGGATTTGGTGAAGTATTAGTCCGAATCGGAGCAGGGCATACGAATCAGATTGCAGCGAGCTTCGATGCGGTGAACATTGCGGATGGCAGCCAGGTGGTTGTGGTCGAAATCCGTGAAGGTGTTGCTTATGTATCCCCACTAACCCTCTAA
- a CDS encoding flotillin family protein has translation MSEIPDFLVIPGIVIAVIIVLGLAFWARYKTVGPDKAMLVTGSFLGGGSTISVDESGRKIKIVRGGGAFIWPIFQQSQYISLLSHKLDVSTPEVYTEQGVPVIADGVAIIKVGGTVEDVATAAEQFIGKPIEALKGEAQEVLEGHLRAILGSMTVEEVYRNRDKFAQEVQGVAARDLKKMGLQIVSFTIKDVRDKQGYLDALGKPRIAAVKRDAEIAEAEAVRDARIQKAKAEEEGQKAELIRDTNIAEAGKEKELKVASFKKEQDTAKAEADQAYQIQEAKAKQLMVEEQMKVELVRKDREIDLQEKEILVRQKQYDAEVKKKADADKYAVEQAAEADKARKMREAEALQYSIEAQAKANAEQKRLEGLAIADAERAKGTADAEVIRLRGLAEAEAKEKLAEAFQKFGEAAVLDIIVKMLPELAGKIAEPISSIDKLTVVDTGNGDGAARVSNYVTQLMATAPEMLKSVSGIDVESLIKGMTSKVGQQKVSNEIAATSSAPDALAALVAGQKPKVQESNE, from the coding sequence ATGTCAGAAATTCCAGATTTCCTCGTCATTCCAGGTATTGTGATTGCTGTCATTATTGTTCTTGGTCTAGCTTTCTGGGCGCGTTACAAAACGGTAGGTCCGGACAAAGCCATGCTCGTTACAGGTTCTTTTCTAGGCGGTGGGTCTACGATCTCGGTGGATGAATCCGGCCGCAAAATCAAAATCGTTCGCGGCGGCGGCGCATTTATTTGGCCGATTTTCCAACAGTCTCAATACATATCCTTACTCTCGCATAAGCTCGATGTCTCCACACCGGAAGTCTATACCGAGCAAGGGGTTCCGGTCATTGCAGACGGGGTTGCGATTATTAAAGTCGGCGGTACGGTCGAAGACGTAGCGACGGCAGCGGAGCAGTTCATCGGCAAGCCGATTGAAGCGTTGAAAGGTGAAGCGCAAGAGGTGCTCGAAGGCCATCTGCGTGCGATCCTTGGTTCGATGACGGTCGAAGAGGTATATCGTAACCGCGATAAGTTCGCACAGGAAGTGCAGGGCGTCGCGGCGCGTGATTTGAAGAAGATGGGTCTGCAGATCGTGTCGTTCACCATTAAGGATGTACGCGATAAGCAAGGGTACCTGGATGCGCTAGGGAAACCTAGAATTGCAGCGGTGAAGCGGGATGCGGAGATCGCTGAAGCGGAAGCGGTCAGGGATGCGCGGATTCAGAAAGCAAAAGCTGAAGAAGAAGGACAGAAAGCCGAGCTTATTCGGGATACAAATATTGCGGAAGCCGGGAAAGAAAAAGAGCTGAAAGTGGCATCCTTTAAGAAGGAGCAGGATACAGCGAAGGCGGAGGCCGACCAAGCGTATCAGATTCAAGAAGCCAAAGCGAAGCAGCTGATGGTAGAGGAGCAGATGAAAGTCGAGCTCGTGCGGAAAGATCGAGAAATCGATCTGCAAGAGAAGGAAATCCTCGTTCGGCAGAAGCAATATGATGCAGAAGTGAAGAAGAAAGCCGATGCCGATAAATATGCGGTAGAACAAGCGGCGGAAGCGGATAAGGCGCGTAAAATGCGTGAAGCGGAGGCGTTGCAGTATTCGATCGAGGCGCAAGCGAAGGCGAATGCCGAGCAGAAGCGTCTGGAAGGGTTGGCAATTGCGGATGCGGAACGTGCGAAAGGTACAGCGGATGCTGAAGTAATTCGTCTTCGCGGTCTTGCTGAGGCGGAAGCAAAAGAGAAGCTGGCAGAAGCGTTCCAAAAATTCGGTGAGGCGGCTGTCCTCGATATAATCGTGAAAATGCTCCCTGAGCTCGCTGGTAAAATCGCTGAGCCGATCTCGTCGATCGATAAGCTTACGGTTGTGGATACGGGGAATGGCGATGGCGCTGCACGTGTGAGCAACTATGTGACGCAGCTGATGGCGACTGCGCCGGAAATGCTCAAGAGCGTATCCGGCATTGATGTGGAATCACTCATCAAAGGCATGACCTCGAAGGTTGGTCAACAGAAGGTATCGAATGAAATCGCCGCGACGTCATCAGCACCAGATGCTCTAGCTGCACTGGTTGCCGGGCAGAAGCCAAAAGTGCAAGAATCGAATGAGTAA
- a CDS encoding MFS transporter, with the protein MKRGDHQGGRTITNRWTVLLSFTLLAGMSQLLWLNFAPLITTLEERYHVSEDSMNLLLMVFPLLYVLLSVHAGIIIDRRGYRFGVGLGGWLMAIFACVRVFDQQFIFLVIGHIGIAIGQPYVMNGITKLVADWFPRDRQAMATGLGTVGMFAGMAIALAATPILVTATNLQVAMIIFAGLTVLAAFFFWLVAHPNPKGNQQQAVSAVRWRDLLPLLRNRQLLLVCIIAFLALGFFNGVTSWLEPILKPYGVDAEQAGLVGGMLIICGMIGAAIIPALSDRYRRRKPLLIVCCAVALLLTYPLCTTGNMGALLLVSGFLGFMFLPGYALLLSMTEEIAGEQHAGEATGLMMLAGNLGGVLVIAAMQWIKGDGASWLPAVYLLIAILLVSTVLAWNTKDRQKRLAGKRS; encoded by the coding sequence TTGAAACGAGGGGATCATCAGGGAGGGCGAACTATCACCAATCGTTGGACGGTTCTGCTCAGCTTCACACTGCTAGCCGGCATGAGTCAGTTGCTGTGGCTGAACTTCGCGCCGCTCATCACGACGCTGGAGGAACGCTACCACGTATCGGAAGACAGCATGAACTTATTATTAATGGTTTTCCCGCTGCTCTATGTTCTCTTATCTGTTCATGCGGGGATTATCATCGACCGAAGGGGCTATCGATTCGGGGTTGGACTCGGTGGATGGCTGATGGCGATCTTCGCCTGCGTTCGGGTATTCGACCAGCAGTTCATCTTCCTCGTCATCGGGCATATTGGTATTGCGATCGGTCAGCCGTATGTCATGAATGGGATCACCAAGCTGGTCGCAGACTGGTTCCCGCGCGATCGCCAAGCCATGGCGACGGGACTCGGAACGGTAGGCATGTTCGCAGGCATGGCAATCGCGCTCGCTGCTACGCCGATCCTCGTGACAGCAACGAATCTGCAAGTTGCGATGATCATCTTCGCTGGGCTCACGGTATTGGCTGCGTTCTTCTTCTGGCTCGTCGCGCATCCGAATCCTAAGGGGAATCAACAGCAAGCGGTGAGTGCCGTGCGCTGGAGAGACCTTCTCCCGCTGCTTCGCAATCGGCAGCTGCTGCTCGTCTGCATCATCGCCTTCCTCGCGCTCGGCTTCTTCAACGGCGTTACGTCTTGGCTCGAGCCGATCTTGAAGCCGTATGGCGTGGACGCGGAACAAGCCGGACTCGTCGGCGGCATGCTCATTATCTGCGGGATGATCGGCGCTGCGATCATTCCCGCCCTCTCGGATCGCTATCGACGGCGCAAGCCCTTGCTCATTGTCTGCTGCGCGGTAGCGCTGCTGCTGACGTATCCGCTATGTACAACAGGGAACATGGGGGCCCTGCTATTGGTCAGCGGCTTCCTTGGCTTCATGTTCCTGCCGGGGTACGCTCTGCTCCTGTCGATGACCGAAGAGATTGCAGGGGAGCAGCATGCCGGCGAAGCGACGGGGCTGATGATGCTGGCTGGCAATCTGGGCGGCGTACTCGTCATCGCGGCGATGCAATGGATCAAGGGTGACGGCGCCTCTTGGCTCCCCGCTGTGTATCTTCTGATCGCAATTTTGCTCGTCAGCACCGTGCTCGCTTGGAATACGAAGGATAGACAGAAACGTCTTGCGGGAAAGCGCTCGTGA